The genomic stretch TGACACAGTTAGAGGACACTGTATCCTTCATATAGGAAAcctgttaaataaaatgaatcttAACTAAGGGATAACTGATGAAATAATTTGCCTAAAGTCtaattttaaatatagtttTTCAATACCACACGTTTCAAACGATACATCTGGTTTTTTTTGATGATAAAGAATCAgggcttaaaataaaaactacaaatcttaAATTAGATTTTATCCCAAAGCTGCTGCGAGCtaagaaatcaaatcaacacATCCTGAACCTTTCAAACCTTACTTAGTGCACacacattatttaaatataaatatgtgtttGATTGTGTAATTTGTGTTTCCATAGGAGCCATCAGGAGCTTTAATATGAGATGAACAAACCCTGAAAAAGCTGCTTTAATCAAATCATTGTTTTGTGTCAAAGCAAAGAAGGAGAGCAGGTGCGCCCCCATGTGGAGGACAAGTGCAGTGCAACATCAGTTTACAACAGTGGATCCCAGTCTTGGGAGTCATTTCTCAATCCTTTTGTCTCAATTTCTCTGAACTTTGAGTACTAATTATTTTAGATGAATCCTACTGCCTTCCTCAGTCTTTCAGTCAAACACCTGGGGAATTATATATTTACCTGTCAGACAACAGCATGGTGTGTAAAACATTCGAGTCATGTGCCACCTTCCTGTAGGCCACCACTGTCTTTGTCTGAACGCTGTACACATACAGGCCGCTGCCCACTGCTGCGAGGATGAGCTgcgaaaaacacacaaacatcaaagtgtTCTTAttcaaaatcaacaacaacaataaatataACAACAGGTAACATCTCCCCATGTGGTCTTCCTCACCTTCCCGTTGGTGGTCAGGTGCTGAATGGACATCTCACTGGGTTTAGGAGCGCCTATGCGTATTTCAGTTTGAGGGGAGGGGGTCTGTGACTCCTCCCACAGGATGTGCTCGTAGGCCAGGATGTTCCAATCGACCGCGTCCCATAAGATCAACTCGCCTGCGTGAGAGCCGCTGGCAAAGAGGCCATCTGAGGAAGTGAGAAGATCAGAAGACTCTATTATGTACACATAAAACTTAAGACCCACGATAAGTGGAGTTAAAAGATTCTAACACCTGACTGTTCTGCACTTTCACGTTGATATCGTCAGATCAGAACTGAGGGGGTTTTGGGGATTTCTTTTCCGTCTCTTCTGCTCTCCATGTGGATGGTTTTCCTGCATTCCTAACTTGTCTATTCTCCTCTGTAATTAATAAATGGACACTCATTTTCTCTAATGAAGGGAATGCAGACTTTTTGATTTTCTAACAGACTGACCGTTGATGTTGATCAGAGCTCGGACCTGGTCCTGGTGGTCGGACAGGCAGCGGATCTCAGACATGGACAGAGAGGAATCAGTCGAGACTGTCAGCCTGTAGATCACTGAcaagaaataatgaaacataaaGGTCAGTCTTATTCTTCTATAAAAATGTACTACATTAATAGAACAGAATAGTAGAATATTGGATAGTAGAATAGAATAGTAACCCTGTTTTCCCAGCATCCATCCCCGTTTTGAAGCCAAAGAGTAAAGGTTGTTTTCTCCTTAtaacaatccttttttttaatcagtttaaTGGCCACcggaaaaaaatgatttattttgggctttttttgtctttatttagaaaGGACAGATGATAGAGaaggaaatcaggaagagagagctgcaggttggacttgaaTGTTGATGTACATTGAGAACAACAGTGGACCAAGTACAGACCCTTGCGGTACTCCTgtactaatgcatgtccacaggtcctgtttgtgtatgtgtgtgattcaggtcTATGTGCGTGAGaagcatgaataaataaagtatataaaatcaaaaacaaatgtagatAGTCTGCCTTACAGCACATCCTTGTTAGAAACCCGCTCTCTTACCGATCACTTTATCCATAGCCGCTGCGATGCAGTTCTTCGGCAGCTCAATCAAAGCAGTTACTCCTGCAGAATGTCAGAATGTGAGCAAACACACAGGTCAGAGGGTGAGCATGTGTTGGGAGTGTTCTTTTTATGACAGTCACTCTTCCTTCTgtttgtcctcacctgtgtcgcTGTGGTTCTGTCTCTGACACTGCAGCTGGAAGTCTttgctccacacacacagctcctcgCCACCagagacccacacacacagccgcTCCAGCACCAGCAGACACTGAGTGAGATGCACAGATTTATCAGCTCGTTAAAAACATACATATGATCCTTTCTGATTCGGTCACACGCTCTCAGAAATATCAGCggaggaaaataaatcaaatagaaTTAGCCTATGGATGTTGTAATTAACCTTAATCTGTGATCAGGAGGAGTTAATTAGCCTTTTTATCTTAAATCATCGCTGGCAGAACAATCTTTAGcgacaaacattttaattagtATGTAAGACATCCAACCAATACAAAGTTAATTACCCACAGCCGGATGACACAATGGAATAACCAAGAAAATCTAACGTGAAGGACCGCATCATGCTGAACACTGTACCGACACCCtaacactttaaacacaacttcTTTTATAACGTTACAGTCTGGATTCTTTTAAATGATGGAGGGTATCGAAAAGAAATTATGCTTTGAGAACTTCACATcttctttgactttttgaaCCAAAAGCTGCAGCGAgcgaagagagagaaagaagtgtCTCAAGTTCCACAAATATGTTGCCAACATTTCAGAACTAAAACATTGCCGGACGTATTTCTGCAATTTAGACGGTGTGCAGGAGTTCTGCatttattgatgtattttttaaaggtctttTGGGGTCCTTTTTGGGTCGTacttggataggacagctgaagaaagacaggaagtgttgggaggagagagtgggggatgacatgtggCAAAGGGttgaggtcggatttgaacccacagcagCTGCCATgaggactattgcctctgtacatggggcataaCACGACATGACCGCTAGTCTATCTGGCGCCCCGTTTGCCTGCAGTGtttggaaatgaaaaacaagaaaataaccCAGTACAGGGGCTGCaaggtggtgcagtggttaacGTTTGacgcctcacagcgaggaggttccccgtcggacaggagcctctctgtgtggagtttgtgggttctctccaggtactccggcttcctcccacagtccaaagacatgctcgttaggttaatttaTGACTCTgaattgcctgtaggtgtgaatgtgattgacaggtgaccgGTCTAGAGTGTACCCCACACCCTCAcccaatggcagctgggatcagctccagtcAGAGCTAAACGCTAAACGGCAAAAAGCGGTGTagacatggatggatggaaccCAGTATTAGGCACCTAGGATTATTATCTATCTGTGGTATCGTCATTGTTTTTGACTAGAATCATATcgatgtttaaaaatgtagcaTCATGATGACAACCCTAGTGTTACGTTATacctactgttttttttatgggttTGAAACATTATCTatgatttcccttttttaaatactaaaggaataaaaaaacgGGAAAAGTTGTTcaggtgtaaaataaaaaccagtACTTAACGAGACATAATTAAAAAACGGCTTCATGACTCACCTTCACAGAGGACTGGAGGTCTGAAATGGTCTGAACCCTGTTCCCAGTGTCAGGATCCCACAGCTGACAAATAATAAACGTTAAGAAAAACGACACAATCACAACAATAAcatgatatttgttttttgacaCAAGGATACGCTGAGACTCTTGTCCGAGGAGGCCGTGATGAGCGACGTGTGCGGCAGGGCTCCGTTATTGCAGGTGAAGGTGGTCATGGCGGTGATTTGCTGGGAATGGCctctcagctcctgcagccgctCTCCGGTCTAACAGttagcaggagagagagagagagagaaaaaatgtaaaaagcaatTAGTGGTTTGTTGTGAAGTGTGCAATTTCACAATGCAGTGAAATCATCAACTTGCAAAGTATTACCTCGACATTCCACACCAGAACGAGGCCGTCGTCCCCTGCCGAGGCAcacctgggagagagagagaaagaaaataacagaTATGAGACGCTTCTTGCGAGAGGAGTCTCCATTTCAGCGGAGATGTGCACTTGGCAGCGAATTTACCCGGTTAATCTCTATCTGTGCGAGAAATAACTTCCCGTGGCTCCATCTCCACCTGAgaaaccttcaaaaaaaaaacatctgttctgCTGGTTTTTACACCTCCACTTGGCCTTTGACTCCCAGGCGTCCACACTACCCGCTCGCAAAATCAACAGACAGGAtgagtggataaaaaaaaaagagagagagagataaaatgAGAAGAGGGGAACTGTCgaggatacatttttttcagacttcAAAAGCAATCTGGAGAGAATTTTCTGGCCTTTGCCCCCCGACTGTGGACCTGTGTGCGGAGAGGACGAGACCCCAGAGGAGGGGGGTTATTACTGGAGGAGACCAGGCGTGAACAAgcacaagcgcacacacacacacacacacacacacacactacacatgCTTAGTTCTGTTATAAATCCCAATCTGGCCACTTATGCAGAGCCACTGTAGCATGCCGGTGTGTAGCATGTTTCCACAAAGGAGAGCAGGTGCAaaaagctttgtgtgtgtgtgtgtgtgtgtgtgtgtgtgtgtgtgtgtgtgtgtgtgtgtgtgtgtgtgtgtgtgtgtgtgtgtgtgtgtgtgtgtgtgtgtgtgtgtgtgtgtgtgtgtgtatggacaCAGCATTAAGGCTTTCGGCTTCTACTgtactgtgcacacacacaatcacacagtgGTGATGATTGGGCTCTTGTCATGCTCTGTAAGTTTGCTGTAGGTGAGGATCTCCTGTCAATCACAGAAGGGATAGAGGCCAGCCAAGggtagagaggagagaggttagaaagagagggggggggggggggggggagtgttgGGTCGTGGTCTGCTTACCTGAAGTCATCAATCTGCACCAGAAATCGAACAATGTCAAAATGTCCTTTCAGCACCTGCAGCTCAGTGAACCAGTTTTTGGGCTGTTCCTCTCCGATGCACAACACGGGGCTTTTCTGCAagacacggggggggggggggggggggggggggggggagacaaacAGGCTGAGCTGCAGAAGGAGACAGTGGGGACTAAGAGTGTTTAGGTATTTtccattttcagtgtttaggtATTTTCCATTTTCTACTACTTTACACCCTCTGAAGTACAACATTTCAGAGGGAATAATGTCCTTTTTACGGCACTGCATTTATACAACTGTGAAGCGGAGGTCGTCAAGATGACCCCGGCTTTAAAACTTCTGGCTCACATCAAACAATGTCGACGACTGTTTGGACACCACGGcagcaaaaatagaagtccGGATCCCGACGATGAGTCACTTCTTGTATTTTGTAATGAACACAAACTGCAAGCAAACTCCCTCACACTGtcaaaattgcaacaaaaaaaaatacatcggCATTGTTTGGTACTGAAGCCGacatatttgtgtattttagacgttgctgtctctctttctcttgctgCAACTTTTGGTTTAtaaagattactttttttttgtctttaaagctTTTCAATAGATCGTTAAAACATCGGCAGTTGTTGCttcaaaaagtatcaaaagATCTCACAACCTCTCTGTGAAGGTCTCTTTCAAATAAAGCTTTTACTTCAGAACAATATTATAAGCTTggtcagactttaaaaaaaaaaatgaaccacttCTAGTTTCTCTGATGTAAGGATTTGCAGCTTTCTTTGTGAAATGTGACAGaaaattaagaatattttttGTTTGGGACTGTTGGTTGGACAGCAGGAGGAATTCTGGCGCAGGCTGTAGACCTCCGGGTAgtcggcccgggttcaaatccgacctgtggctcctttcccgcatgtcaccccccactctctctctctctcgctct from Labrus bergylta chromosome 17, fLabBer1.1, whole genome shotgun sequence encodes the following:
- the wdr41 gene encoding WD repeat-containing protein 41 isoform X2 — translated: MTTFTCNNGALPHTSLITASSDKSLSLWDPDTGNRVQTISDLQSSVKCLLVLERLCVWVSGGEELCVWSKDFQLQCQRQNHSDTGVTALIELPKNCIAAAMDKVIVIYRLTVSTDSSLSMSEIRCLSDHQDQVRALININDGLFASGSHAGELILWDAVDWNILAYEHILWEESQTPSPQTEIRIGAPKPSEMSIQHLTTNGKLILAAVGSGLYVYSVQTKTVVAYRKVAHDSNVLHTMLLSDSELMSCSEDGSVRMWEIQDLPLPAEPTSPGFFGMWTFGRSNKQSGPPSKKPADVPHVRTLELTGDLIGHSGAVQMFVSFKENGLVTCSTDHLLILWKNGERQSHLRSLALFQKLEENGGL
- the wdr41 gene encoding WD repeat-containing protein 41 isoform X1: MFRWILGGREAQGSVEKSPVLCIGEEQPKNWFTELQVLKGHFDIVRFLVQIDDFRCASAGDDGLVLVWNVETGERLQELRGHSQQITAMTTFTCNNGALPHTSLITASSDKSLSLWDPDTGNRVQTISDLQSSVKCLLVLERLCVWVSGGEELCVWSKDFQLQCQRQNHSDTGVTALIELPKNCIAAAMDKVIVIYRLTVSTDSSLSMSEIRCLSDHQDQVRALININDGLFASGSHAGELILWDAVDWNILAYEHILWEESQTPSPQTEIRIGAPKPSEMSIQHLTTNGKLILAAVGSGLYVYSVQTKTVVAYRKVAHDSNVLHTMLLSDSELMSCSEDGSVRMWEIQDLPLPAEPTSPGFFGMWTFGRSNKQSGPPSKKPADVPHVRTLELTGDLIGHSGAVQMFVSFKENGLVTCSTDHLLILWKNGERQSHLRSLALFQKLEENGGL